One genomic segment of Sphingobacteriales bacterium includes these proteins:
- a CDS encoding Hsp20/alpha crystallin family protein, whose protein sequence is MSNNQNDFFSELFKTINKGVETVTQGVNTVLTNTGVGSIGGNSGGIGTKTPAINIIESGEAFEVRVAAPGMSKELFKLAIKNNALVISSDGEPATNEAAGIKYHQREFEYGAFERQFAVPETADINLIAAAYKDGMLVVTLPKKAGFKTPPEQDIKIW, encoded by the coding sequence ATGTCTAACAATCAAAACGATTTTTTTTCTGAACTTTTTAAAACTATTAACAAAGGGGTCGAAACCGTTACCCAAGGCGTGAACACGGTTTTAACAAATACCGGAGTAGGCAGTATTGGTGGCAATAGTGGCGGAATTGGCACCAAAACGCCCGCTATTAACATCATCGAATCGGGCGAGGCGTTTGAAGTGCGTGTAGCCGCACCGGGTATGTCCAAAGAATTATTTAAACTGGCTATTAAAAACAATGCTTTAGTTATTAGTTCAGATGGCGAGCCAGCCACCAACGAAGCAGCGGGCATAAAATATCATCAGCGCGAGTTTGAGTATGGTGCCTTTGAAAGACAATTTGCCGTGCCCGAAACTGCCGACATAAACCTAATTGCAGCAGCATACAAAGACGGCATGTTAGTTGTTACCCTACCTAAAAAAGCAGGATTTAAAACGCCCCCCGAACAAGATATTAAAATTTGGTAA
- a CDS encoding alanine dehydrogenase, whose translation MTYPEILQSTVTQEERVLVQQRKQQLFIGVPKEAHFQENRVALTPESVALLVNNGHKIVVETGAGKNANFTDRDFSEAGAEIAYTTKRVFEANIIVKVAPLALNEMVHTQLNQIIFSALHLPTVGKNYLEALMQRKITALAYEYLKDEAGAYPIVRAISEIAGNASLLIAAEYLSRTNNGQGLLLGGISGVPPARVVILGAGVVGEFATRTALGLGAEVRVFDNSIYKLMRLQNNVNVRVFTSIINPNTLLNELKHADVAIGAIHSGAGRTPTIVTEEMVSQMRPGSVIVDVSIDQGGCFETSKITTHEHPVFVKHGVTHYCVPNIPSRVSKTASSALSHVLTPILLKAERYGNLDAMLINNPGTRFGIYIYKGALTNKHLGSRFDIAFTPIDLLMTSIQ comes from the coding sequence ATGACCTACCCCGAAATATTGCAAAGTACAGTAACACAAGAGGAAAGAGTTTTAGTACAACAACGCAAACAACAATTGTTTATTGGTGTGCCCAAGGAAGCCCATTTTCAAGAGAACCGGGTTGCCCTTACCCCCGAGTCGGTAGCTTTGCTTGTAAATAATGGCCACAAAATAGTAGTTGAAACAGGCGCAGGCAAAAACGCTAATTTCACTGACCGCGATTTTAGCGAAGCCGGTGCAGAAATTGCCTACACCACCAAGCGCGTTTTCGAAGCTAATATTATTGTTAAAGTTGCCCCCTTAGCTTTAAACGAAATGGTTCATACACAATTGAACCAAATTATTTTTTCGGCATTACACCTGCCAACCGTTGGTAAAAATTATTTAGAAGCCTTAATGCAGCGCAAAATTACCGCCCTTGCCTACGAATATTTAAAAGACGAGGCCGGCGCATACCCAATTGTGCGGGCTATTAGCGAAATTGCCGGAAATGCTTCGCTGCTAATTGCTGCCGAATATTTAAGCCGTACTAATAATGGACAGGGCTTATTATTGGGTGGCATATCGGGGGTGCCGCCAGCGCGGGTAGTTATTTTAGGAGCGGGTGTTGTGGGCGAATTTGCCACCCGAACAGCCTTAGGCTTAGGTGCCGAGGTGCGGGTTTTTGACAACAGTATTTATAAATTAATGCGCCTGCAAAATAATGTGAATGTGCGGGTTTTTACTTCCATCATTAACCCCAACACCCTGCTTAACGAGTTAAAACACGCCGATGTAGCCATTGGTGCCATTCATTCGGGGGCTGGCCGCACGCCAACCATTGTTACCGAAGAAATGGTAAGCCAAATGCGTCCGGGCTCGGTAATTGTAGATGTTAGTATTGACCAAGGCGGCTGTTTTGAAACCTCAAAAATTACCACACACGAGCATCCGGTATTTGTAAAACACGGCGTTACACATTATTGCGTGCCTAATATACCGTCAAGGGTGTCAAAAACGGCCTCAAGTGCTTTAAGCCACGTGCTTACACCAATTTTACTTAAAGCCGAACGATACGGCAATTTAGATGCCATGTTAATAAACAATCCGGGTACCCGGTTCGGTATTTATATTTACAAAGGTGCTTTAACCAATAAACACTTGGGGTCGCGATTCGATATAGCATTTACGCCCATTGATTTATTGATGACCTCCATACAATAG